Proteins encoded within one genomic window of Canis lupus familiaris isolate Mischka breed German Shepherd chromosome 12, alternate assembly UU_Cfam_GSD_1.0, whole genome shotgun sequence:
- the GUCA1ANB gene encoding putative uncharacterized protein GUCA1ANB isoform X1 — MSRDSKKPSGPSREPKTLSSKKEKSPRPPLSRSWKQDREQTLAAAYVPVVVDPRGQSLEKLRFGFYTSQYSNSLNPFYTLQKPTCGYLYRRDTDHTRKCFDVPPANLVLWRT, encoded by the exons ATGTCAAGG gactCAAAGAAACCCTCAGGACCCAGCCGGGAGCCCAAGACACTGTCAAGCAAAAAGGAGAAGTCTCCACGGCCTCCCCTGTCCCGGTCGTGGAAACAGGACCGCGAGCAGACCCTGGCGGCAGCCTATGTGCCCGTGGTGGTAGACCCGAGGGGACAGAGCCTGGAGAAGCTCAGGTTCGGCTTCTACACCTCCCAGTACTCCAACTCCCTGAACCCCTTCTACACCTTGCAGAAGCCCACCTGCGGCTACCTGTACCGGAGGGACACTGACCACACCCGCAAGTGCTTCGACGTGCCTCCTGCCAACCTGGTCTTGTGGCGTACCTAG
- the GUCA1ANB gene encoding putative uncharacterized protein GUCA1ANB isoform X2, which produces MSQDSKKPSGPSREPKTLSSKKEKSPRPPLSRSWKQDREQTLAAAYVPVVVDPRGQSLEKLRFGFYTSQYSNSLNPFYTLQKPTCGYLYRRDTDHTRKCFDVPPANLVLWRT; this is translated from the coding sequence gactCAAAGAAACCCTCAGGACCCAGCCGGGAGCCCAAGACACTGTCAAGCAAAAAGGAGAAGTCTCCACGGCCTCCCCTGTCCCGGTCGTGGAAACAGGACCGCGAGCAGACCCTGGCGGCAGCCTATGTGCCCGTGGTGGTAGACCCGAGGGGACAGAGCCTGGAGAAGCTCAGGTTCGGCTTCTACACCTCCCAGTACTCCAACTCCCTGAACCCCTTCTACACCTTGCAGAAGCCCACCTGCGGCTACCTGTACCGGAGGGACACTGACCACACCCGCAAGTGCTTCGACGTGCCTCCTGCCAACCTGGTCTTGTGGCGTACCTAG